The following coding sequences lie in one Rutidosis leptorrhynchoides isolate AG116_Rl617_1_P2 chromosome 6, CSIRO_AGI_Rlap_v1, whole genome shotgun sequence genomic window:
- the LOC139852446 gene encoding probable aquaporin TIP-type RB7-5A encodes MVKLAFGDFGDSFSVGSLKSYLAEFIATLLFVFAGVGSAIAYGKLTADAPLDPAGLVAVAVAHALALFVGVSIAANISGGHLNPAVTFGLAVGGNITILTGLFYWIAQLLGATAASFLLQFVTGGLAVPTHGVADGMNAIQGVVFEIIITFALVYTVYATAADPKKGSLGTIAPIAIGFIVGANILAAGPFSGGSMNPARSFGPAVASGDFSQNWIYWVGPLIGGGLAGLIYGDVFIGSYDPLPASA; translated from the exons atggTGAAGTTGGCATTTGGTGATTTTGGTGACTCATTTAGCGTCGGCTCACTTAAGTCATACTTGGCTGAGTTCATCGCTACACTTCTTTTTGTGTTTGCTGGTGTCGGGTCAGCTATCGCTTATG GTAAGCTTACAGCAGATGCACCATTAGACCCTGCTGGTCTCGTTGCGGTTGCAGTGGCTCATGCTTTAGCACTATTTGTTGGAGTCTCAATTGCAGCCAACATCTCAGGTGGCCATTTAAATCCAGCTGTCACTTTCGGATTGGCTGTTGGCGGCAACATCACCATCCTAACTGGCCTATTTTACTGGATCGCTCAATTGCTCGGCGCAACTGCTGCTTCTTTCCTTCTCCAATTCGTCACTGGTGGCCTG GCTGTTCCAACTCATGGTGTTGCTGACGGGATGAATGCTATTCAAGGAGTCGTGTTCGAGATCATCATAACGTTTGCGTTAGTTTACACAGTTTACGCAACTGCAGCTGACCCAAAGAAGGGATCATTAGGAACTATTGCACCCATTGCAATTGGTTTCATTGTTGGAGCCAACATTTTGGCTGCTGGCCCGTTCAGCGGTGGTTCAATGAACCCGGCCCGATCATTTGGGCCAGCTGTGGCTAGTGGAGACTTTTCACAGAACTGGATTTATTGGGTGGGACCACTTATCGGGGGTGGTCTAGCTGGACTTATCTATGGAGATGTATTCATTGGATCATATGATCCACTCCCAGCCTCGGCTTAA